In a genomic window of Gossypium arboreum isolate Shixiya-1 chromosome 9, ASM2569848v2, whole genome shotgun sequence:
- the LOC108457089 gene encoding F-box/kelch-repeat protein At3g23880-like translates to MLHSSVTVIRTNKFREMENQNQEPTPTQPNQRLGSPSQELPSTSSNEQTQKRNRPESPQNESNDSAQSPKRSRNGSLPPPSFPQEIIFEILSNLPVKSLLRFRCVSKPWKSLIADNFFIKKHLKRTQNDPEFSKKRVLINTSSIQTGSSIKSCSLKSIFEDPNVNTSEIEYPSKKASRYDWIVGSCNGLICIAIREDTVLLLNPTLRVSKRLPDLGFKKRRGCYTVYGFGFDASVDDYKVVRVFCYQSKGLEDGYESIVRVYSMRTNCWRRIQDFPFGVPFSEAGKHVDGTLNWAVLSRHYRDFSCTIVSLDLAQETYKEVTQPCYGNGAGERILGVLDGCLCVLCSYGRLYAEVWVMKEYGKRESWTKLVTIPYTPIPGYEMFLTPLSVSKSGEILLRFEVNMLLYNPEKNMFRIPMFPYDAFSYIDQQEVYEESLVSLTVVNQHR, encoded by the coding sequence ATGCTCCACTCTAGTGTGACAGTGATTCGAACAAATAAGTTCCGGGAAATGGAAAACCAAAACCAAGAACCAACCCCGACCCAACCAAATCAACGACTCGGCTCGCCGAGTCAAGAGCTGCCCTCGACCTCTTCTAATGAACAAACTCAGAAACGGAACCGCCCTGAATCACCGCAAAACGAAAGCAACGATTCTGCTCAATCCCCCAAACGGTCGAGAAACGGCAGCCTTCCTCCGCCGTCGTTTCCTCAAGAAATAATTTTTGAAATCCTCTCGAATTTGCCCGTTAAATCCCTCCTCCGTTTCAGGTGCGTTTCCAAACCCTGGAAATCCCTCATAGCTGacaatttcttcatcaaaaagcaCCTCAAAAGAACCCAAAACGACCCCGAATTCTCCAAAAAGCGAGTCTTAATAAACACTTCAAGCATCCAAACCGGATCCAGCATCAAATCATGCTCCCTTAAGTCTATATTCGAAGACCCAAATGTTAATACCTCGGAAATCGAATACCCATCGAAGAAAGCTTCTCGTTATGATTGGATTGTGGGCTCATGTAATGGCTTGATTTGCATAGCTATTAGAGAAGATACAGTCCTTTTATTAAACCCGACTTTAAGGGTTTCCAAAAGGTTGCCTGATTTAGGGTTTAAGAAAAGAAGGGGTTGCTATACTGTTTATGGGTTTGGTTTTGATGCTTCCGTTGATGATTATAAGGTTGTTAGGGTTTTTTGTTATCAAAGTAAGGGCCTTGAAGATGGTTACGAGAGTATAGTTAGGGTTTATTCAATGAGAACTAATTGTTGGAGAAGGATTCAGGATTTCCCGTTTGGGGTCCCTTTTAGTGAAGCTGGGAAACATGTGGATGGGACTTTGAATTGGGCTGTTTTAAGTAGACATTATAGGGATTTTTCGTGTACAATTGTCTCCCTTGATTTGGCTCAGGAGACGTATAAGGAAGTGACCCAACCGTGCTATGGCAACGGTGCAGGTGAAAGGATATTAGGGGTCTTGGATGGATGTCTATGTGTGCTTTGTAGTTATGGGAGATTGTATGCTGAGGTTTGGGTTATGAAAGAATATGGAAAGAGAGAGTCTTGGACCAAGCTGGTTACCATTCCATACACACCGATTCCTGGGTATGAAATGTTTTTGACACCTTTATCTGTATCGAAAAGTGGTGAAATCTTGTTGCGTTTTGAGGTGAATATGCTTCTGTACAATCCCGAGAAGAATATGTTCAGGATTCCCATGTTTCCTTATGATGCTTTTTCTTATATTGATCAACAAGAAGTCTATGAAGAGAGCCTCGTTTCGCTGACTGTAGTCAATCAGCATAGATGA
- the LOC108454982 gene encoding F-box/kelch-repeat protein At3g23880-like: MENQNQESTPTQPNQRLGSPSQELHSTSYNEQSQKRNSPESPQHESHVSAQSPKRSRNGSLPRPSFPQEIIFEILSNLPVKSLLRFRCVSKSWKSLIADKFHQKAPQKNPKRPRILQKTSLNQHCRHRPLHPNRIHHQVMLPYIVGSCNGLVCITIRENAVLLLNPTLRVSKRLPDIGFKKRRVILFIGLVLMLPLMIIRLLGFFLICWRRIQDFPFEVFSNEAGKHVDGTLNWAVFSGQDGDFSIVSLDLAWETYKEVTQPCYGDGVDERTLGVLDGCLCVLCSYRKLYADVWVMKEYGKRESWTKLVSIPYLPYERSEMFLTPVSVSKSGEILLRYGVNILLYNPKKNMFRIPMFPYDVISYIRQAEVYEESLVSLTAANQHR; encoded by the exons ATGGAAAACCAAAACCAAGAATCAACCCCGACCCAACCAAATCAACGACTTGGCTCACCGAGTCAAGAACTGCACTCAACCTCTTATAATGAACAATCCCAGAAACGGAACAGCCCTGAATCACCGCAGCACGAAAGCCACGTTTCTGCTCAATCCCCCAAACGGTCGAGAAACGGCAGTCTTCCTCGGCCTTCGTTTCCACAAGAAATAATTTTTGAAATCCTCTCGAATTTACCCGTTAAGTCCCTCCTCCGTTTCAGGTGCGTTTCCAAATCCTGGAAATCCCTCATAGCTGACAAATTCCATCAAAAAGCACCTCAAAAGAACCCAAAACGACCCCGAATTCTCCAAAAAACGAGTCTTAATCAACATTGCAGACATCGCCCCCTGCACCCAAACCGGATCCACCATCAAGTCATGCTCCCTTAC ATTGTGGGCTCATGTAATGGTTTGGTTTGCATAACTATTAGAGAAAATGCAGTCCTTTTATTAAACCCGACTTTAAGGGTTTCCAAAAGGTTGCCTGATATAGGGTTTAAGAAAAGGAGGGTTATACTGTTTATAGGTTTGGTTTTGATGCTTCCGTTGATGATTATTAGATTGTTGGGGTTTTTTCTTATC TGTTGGAGAAGGATTCAGGATTTCCCGTTCGAGGTCTTTTCTAATGAAGCTGGGAAACATGTGGATGGTACTTTGAATTGGGCTGTTTTTAGTGGACAAGATGGGGATTTTTCTATTGTCTCCCTTGATTTGGCTTGGGAGACATATAAGGAAGTGACCCAACCGTGCTATGGCGACGGTGTGGATGAGAGGACATTAGGGGTCTTGGATGGATGTCTATGTGTGCTTTGTAGTTATAGGAAATTGTATGCTGATGTTTGGGTTATGAAAGAATATGGAAAGAGAGAGTCTTGGACTAAGCTGGTTAGTATTCCATACTTACCGTATGAAAGGTCTGAAATGTTTTTGACACCTGTGTCTGTATCAAAAAGTGGTGAAATCTTATTGCGTTATGGGGTGAATATACTTCTGTACAATCCCAAGAAGAATATGTTCAGGATTCCCATGTTTCCTTATGATGTTATTTCTTATATTAGACAAGCAGAAGTCTATGAAGAGAGCCTCGTGTCGCTGACTGCAGCCAATCAGCATAGATGA
- the LOC108455836 gene encoding uncharacterized protein LOC108455836 — protein sequence MGASNSKKKRKPCHERRNVKVLMTDKMRLLQEGRVGGYYEKEVMVYACKEAEWVKERKKLKEEVKVLRKLVDEREEKIKKMEEGGSSMVMVQKCDKGWPLLGTSYLLEQMKEERARRDEVVEKWKQLYLAIKTELDDLIQRTHGDAINWKTEEEEMIEDMKKELKSKEETIQSLKARLAPMEKAGYEMKREMDILKQSFKILGSNYATISKKSSSTKLGHYL from the exons ATGGGAGCCTCTAATAGCAAGAAAAAGAGGAAGCCATGCCATGAGAGGAGAAATGTGAAGGTATTGATGACAGACAAAATGAGGCTTCTCCAAGAGGGAAGAGTGGGAGGGTATTATGAGAAAGAAGTGATGGTTTATGCATGCAAAGAGGCTGAGTGGGTTAAAGAGAggaagaagttaaaggaggaagTGAAGGTGTTGAGGAAGTTAGTGGACGAGAGAGAAGAGAAGATAAAGAAAATGGAAGAAGGTGGTTCATCTATGGTGATGGTTCAGAAATGTGACAAAGGGTGGCCATTGCTTGGGACAAGTTACTTATTGGAGCAAATGAAAGAGGAAAGGGCAAGGAGGGATGAAGTTGTGGAGAAATGGAAACAACTCTATCTTGCCATCAAGACTGAGCTTGATGATCTCATTCAAAGAACTCATG GAGATGCAATCAATTGGAAAACAGAGGAAGAGGAGATGATAGAAGATATGAAGAAGGAACTGAAGAGCAAAGAAGAAACAATACAAAGTTTGAAAGCTCGATTAGCTCCAATGGAGAAGGCAGGATATGAGATGAAACGTGAGATGGATATCCTTAAACAAAGCTTCAAGATTTTGGGCAGTAATTATGCTACCATTAGTAAAAAAAGTAGTAGTACTAAGCTGGGTCACTATTTGTGA